The following are encoded in a window of Etheostoma cragini isolate CJK2018 chromosome 7, CSU_Ecrag_1.0, whole genome shotgun sequence genomic DNA:
- the plcg1 gene encoding 1-phosphatidylinositol 4,5-bisphosphate phosphodiesterase gamma-1 isoform X1: MAGTSGFFSNGPVPWMDNDTEMNNLYRDLELGTVLTLFYSKKSQRPERRTFQVKLETRTIIWTRGTDKIEGEIDIREIKEIRTGQKSRDFERYVEDSATRLEQAHCFVILYGTEFRLKSLSLAATSDEEMTMWVKGLNWLVADTLKAPTPLQIERWLRKQFYAVDRNREDRISCKDLKSMLSQVNYRVPNMRLLREKLPDSELRNGDVSFSQFAQLYRSLMFDAQKSMEIPFLQRFIDRPEQRISLDDFKGFLLDSQREMWATDDNKVQEFMFSYLKDPLREVEQPYFHQDEFLTYLFSKENSIWDSSLDQVCPDNMSNPLSHYWISSSHNTYLTGDQFSSESSLEAYARCLRMGCRCIELDCWDGPDGMPVIYHGHTLTTKIKFCDVLTTIKEHAFVTSEYPIILSIEDHCSIVQQRNMATYFKKVFGDMLLTKAVDIVADGLPSPNQLKRKILIKHKKLAEGSAYEEVSTSTPYSENDISNSIKNGILYLEDPINHEWYPHFFVLTSTKIYYSEETSSNQGNDDEEEHREVSNGMDQHVTEKWFHGKLGAGRDGRQIAERLLSEYCLETGAPDGSFLVRESETFVGDYTLSFWRSGRVQHCRIHSRQEAGSPKFYLTDNLVFDTLFALINHYQQVALRCNEFEMKLTEPVPQTNAHESKEWYHANLSRGHAENMLMRVPRDGAFLVRKRAEPNSFAISFRAEGKIKHCRVQQEGQTVVLGTSEFDSLVDLISYYEKHPLYRKMKLRYPINEDTLEKIGTAEPDYGSLYEGRNPGFYVEANQMPTFKCTVRAMYEYKAQRDDELSFIKNAVISNVDKQEGGWWKGDCGGKKQLWFPANYVEETSPSAAEPDRTQEMTENSPLGDLLRGSVDVSSCQIVVRTDGKGSRPHVFSLVPSTSMRTGRLLDVAASSQEELKEWVFKIREVTMTSEAKLEEGKMMERRKKIALELSDLVIYCRPVPFDEDKIGTERACFRDMSSFPETKAEKYVNKIKGKKFLQYNRLQLSRIYPRGQRLDSSNYDPLPMWLCGSQLVALNFQTADKPMQMNQALFMLNGRSGYVLQPPIMRDDHFDPFDRLTLRGLEQVTLEIEVLGARHLPKHGRGIVCPLIEIEVCGADYDSAKQKTDSEADNGLNPTWPRKPFQFTVCNSAFAFLRFVVYEIDMFSDQNFLAQATFPIHSIKTGYRSVPLKNSYNEDLELASLLVHMDIISGRDENGEVLSPFPAVGATSVSTSVQAGRERLGDSVSSTSSNMSPVPQSPAQATAYRGREGSFESRYQSPLEDFRVSQEALLDHMDPQNRQTRMLRRTRVDGENRV, translated from the exons ATGGCTGGGACTTCAGGCTTCTTTTCCAACGGACCTGTTCCGTGGATGGACAACGACACAGAGATGAACAACCTGTACAGAGACCTGGAGCTGGGGACAGTACTGACACTGTTTTATTCTAAGAAGTCCCAGCGGCCGGAGAGACGGACATTTCAAGTCAAGCTGGAGACAAGGACTATTATCTGGACTCGGGGCACGGATAAAATAGAAGGAGAGA ttGACATTCGAGAGATCAAGGAGATCCGTACTGGACAGAAGTCACGGGACTTTGAGCGATACGTGGAGGACTCGGCAACGAGGCTGGAGCAGGCTCACTGCTTTGTCATCCTCTATGGCACAGAGTTTCGCCTGAAATCACTCAGCCTGGCAG CAACGTCCGATGAGGAGATGACAATGTGGGTGAAGGGGTTAAACTGGCTTGTGGCCGACACGCTGAAGGCTCCGACACCACTTCAGATAGAAAG ATGGTTGCGTAAGCAGTTCTACGCCGTTGATCGCAACAGAGAAGACAG GATATCCTGTAAGGATCTGAAGAGCATGCTGAGCCAGGTCAACTACAGGGTGCCCAACATGAGGTTACTCCGAGAGAAACTTCCG GACTCAGAGTTGAGGAATGGAGACGTGTCCTTCAGCCAGTTTGCCCAGCTCTATCGCAGCCTTATGTTTGATGCTCAGAAAAGC ATGGAAATCCCATTTTTACAAAG GTTCATTGATCGACCAGAACAGAGGATCTCCCTTGACGACTTCAAGGGCTTCCTCCTGGACTCTCAAAGG GAAATGTGGGCCACAGACGACAACAAAGTTCAGGAGTTTATGTTCAGCTACCTAAAAGACCCCCTGAGAGAAGTGGAGCAGCCTTATTTCCACCAAGACGAG TTCCTGACATACCTGTTCTCCAAAGAGAACAGTATCTGGGATTCCTCCCTGGACCAGGTGTGTCCTGACAATATGAGCAACCCCCTGTCCCACTACTGGATCTCCTCTTCACACAACAC CTATCTGACGGGAGACCAGTTTTCCAGTGAGTCGTCCCTGGAGGCATACGCTCGCTGTCTGAGGATGGGCTGCCGCTGTATTGAAT TGGACTGCTGGGATGGGCCAGATGGAATGCCAGTCATATACCACGGACACACACTTACAACAAAAATCAAGTTTTGCGATGTTTTGACCACCATCAAAGAGCATGCCTTTGTCACATCTGA GTATCCCATCATCTTGTCCATCGAGGACCACTGCAGTATTGTGCAGCAGAGGAATATGGCCACTTACTTTAAGAAGGTGTTTGGAGACATGCTGCTGACCAAGGCAGTGGATATTGTGGCAGATGGCCTGCCCTCACCCAACCAGCTCAAGAGGAAGATCCTCATCAAG CATAAGAAGCTTGCAGAAGGCAGTGCCTATGAGGAGGTGTCCACTTCCACTCCCTACTCGGAGAATGATATCAGCAACTCCATCAAAAATGGCATCCTGTACCTGGAAGACCCCATTAATCAT GAGTGGTACCCTCATTTCTTTGTCCTGACCAGCACTAAGATCTACTACTCTGAAGAGACCTCCAGTAACCAGGGTAACGATGATGAGGAGGAGCACAGAGAG GTTTCCAACGGTATGGACCAGCACGTGACAGAGAAATGGTTCCACGGGAAGCTGGGCGCGGGGCGGGACGGGCGGCAGATAGCCGAGAGGTTACTATCGGAGTACTGCCTGGAGACCGGTGCTCCTGATGGCTCCTTCCTGGTCCGAGAGAGCGAGACCTTTGTGGGAGACTACACGCTGTCTTTCTG GCGTTCAGGGCGGGTGCAGCACTGTCGTATCCACTCTCGTCAGGAGGCAGGCAGCCCCAAGTTCTACCTGACTGACAACCTGGTGTTCGACACGCTCTTTGCCCTGATCAACCACTACCAGCAGGTGGCACTGCGCTGCAACGAGTTTGAGATGAAGCTGACTGAACCGGTGCCTCAGACCAATGCTCACGAGAGCAAAGA ATGGTACCATGCCAACCTCTCAAGAGGCCATGCGGAAAACATGCTGATGAGGGTACCTCGTGATGGGGCTTTTCTTGTAAGGAAGAGGGCAGAACCCAACTCGTTTGCCATTTCCTTCAG GGCCGAGGGAAAAATAAAGCACTGCCGTGTGCAACAGGAAGGTCAGACTGTGGTGCTGGGCACCTCAGAGTTTGACAGCCTAGTAGATCTCATCAGCTACTATGAGAAGCACCCTCTGTACCGCAAAATGAAACTCCGATATCCCATCAATGAGGACACACTGGAGAAGATAGGCACTGCT GAGCCAGACTACGGGTCACTGTACGAGGGCCGGAATCCAGGCTTTTACGTTGAGGCCAATCAAATGCCAACATTTAAG TGCACTGTGAGAGCCATGTACGAGTATAAAGCCCAGAGAGATGATGAGCTTTCCTTCATTAAGAACGCCGTTATCTCTAATGTGGATAAACAGGAAGGAGGATG gtGGAAGGGTGACTGTGGAGGGAAGAAGCAGCTTTGGTTTCCTGCTAATTACGTGGAGGAGACAAGTCCATCAGCGGCGGAGCCTGATAGAACT CAGGAGATGACAGAAAACAGCCCCCTGGGAGATCTGCTGAGAGGAAGTGTGGATGTGTCTTCCTGTCAAATTG ttgtGCGTACTGATGGGAAGGGCAGCAGGCCTCATGTTTTCTCCCTGGTGCCGAGCACCTCCATGCGGACAGGCCGGTTGCTGGACGTCGCTGCCAGCAGCCAAGAAGAACTCAAGGAATGGGTGTTCAAGATCCGCGAGGTCACCATGACCTCAGAAGCCAAG CTGGAGGAAGGGAAgatgatggagaggaggaagaagattGCACTGGAACTGTCCGACCTGGTCATCTACTGTAGGCCTGTGCCGTTTGATGAAGACA AGATTGGCACAGAGCGGGCCTGTTTCCGGGACATGTCATCCTTCCCTGAGACCAAGGCTGAGAAGTACGTCAACAAGATCAAAGGGAAGAAGTTCCTGCAGTACAATCGACTGCAGCTGTCCAGGATCTACCCCAGAGGCCAGAGACTAGACTCCTCGAACTACGACCCTCTGCCCATGTGGCTCTGTGGGTCCCAACTGGTCGCACTTAACTTCCAGACAGCAG ACAAGCCCATGCAGATGAACCAGGCTCTGTTCATGCTGAACGGAAGGAGTGGCTACGTCCTTCAGCCGCCCATCATGAGGGATGACCACTTTGATCCCTTCGACAGACTTACGCTACGAGGCCTTGAACAAGTCACTTTAGAGATAGAG GTTTTGGGCGCGCGGCACCTGCCCAAACACGGACGGGGCATAGTTTGTCCTTTGATCGAGATCGAGGTGTGTGGAGCAGACTATGACAGTGCCAAGCAAAAAACTGACTCAGAAG CTGATAACGGCCTGAACCCCACGTGGCCCCGAAAGCCATTCCAGTTCACAGTATGCAACTCTGCCTTCGCCTTCTTGCGCTTTGTGGTGTATGAGATTGACATGTTCAGTGACCAAAACTTCCTGGCTCAGGCCACATTCCCCATTCACAGCATCAAGACAG GTTACCGCTCCGTACCTCTGAAGAACAGCTACAATGAGGATCTGGAGTTGGCTTCTCTGTTAGTCCACATGGACATCATCAGTGGCAGG GATGAAAACGGAGAGGTTCTGAGCCCTTTCCCTGCAGTCGGGGCCACGTCAGTGTCAACATCTGTCCAAGCTGGGCGGGAGCGTTTGGGGGATTCCGTGTCTTCGACATCGTCCAACATGTCTCCTGTGCCCCAGTCACCAGCCCAGGCCACGGCCTACAGGGGGAGAGAGGGCTCCTTTGAATCCCGCTACCAGTCCCCTCTAGAAGACTTCAGGGTGTCCCAGGAAGCACTGTTGGACCACATGGACCCCCAGAACAGACAAACAAG GATGTTGCGGAGGACCAGAGTGGATGGAGAAAACCGTGTCTAA